From one Peredibacter starrii genomic stretch:
- a CDS encoding thymidine kinase — protein sequence MTHQYFHGSIEVVCGPMFSGKTSELIRRVERAQIAKQRVQIFKPAIDTRYDAEGVVSHTSRSVKAEPVESAVDILIRLKDSTRVVAIDEVQFFDEAISTVVVKLAARGYRVICAGLDLDYRAQPFGPMPTLLAVADEVMKIHAICTVCGAPASRTQRLSKSKAQVLLGETDAYEARCRGHYQYDEAEEQTLLPLQEEIRPLAGQLSN from the coding sequence ATGACGCACCAGTATTTTCATGGATCGATTGAGGTAGTTTGTGGGCCAATGTTCTCTGGAAAGACTTCGGAGCTCATTCGCCGTGTAGAGCGCGCACAAATTGCTAAGCAACGCGTTCAGATTTTTAAGCCTGCCATTGATACTCGCTACGACGCTGAAGGTGTGGTTTCTCACACGTCTCGTTCGGTTAAAGCTGAGCCAGTGGAAAGCGCTGTTGATATTCTAATCCGTCTTAAAGATTCAACTCGCGTAGTAGCGATTGATGAAGTTCAGTTCTTTGATGAGGCCATCTCTACAGTTGTTGTGAAGCTCGCAGCTCGCGGTTACCGCGTGATTTGCGCAGGTCTTGACCTCGACTACCGTGCCCAGCCATTTGGCCCAATGCCAACACTTCTGGCAGTTGCTGATGAAGTGATGAAGATCCATGCTATTTGTACAGTATGTGGCGCTCCTGCCAGCCGTACTCAGCGTCTTTCTAAGTCAAAGGCCCAGGTTCTTCTAGGCGAAACTGACGCTTATGAAGCGCGTTGCCGTGGCCACTACCAGTATGATGAGGCCGAAGAGCAGACTCTTCTTCCGCTTCAAGAAGAAATCCGTCCGCTCGCTGGTCAACTTTCTAATTAA